The Faecalibacterium sp. I3-3-33 DNA window GTATGATTGCGCAAAAATGCACACCTAACCAACGTAATAAGAACAACCTGAAAGATAACCACCTGATAAAAACAACCGATGCTCATTTGACCTTTGGCGAATATCTGAATGTCTTTCTGACGGAAAAAGAGTACAAGCAGCTCAAAGCCGATTTCTTCGGGCTGGACAGCCTGATCGACCAGCTTTCAGCTTATATCCAGTCTACCGGTAAAAAGTACGCCGACCATGCCGCCACCCTGCGCATCTGGGCAAAACGGCAGAAGTCAGAACAGAAGCAAGCACCGGGCATCCCGGACTACACATTCACGGAAGGAGAAAGCCTATAAAGACGATTGAGAAAATTTTAGAACATCTCTCATCCAGTATTCCCGAAAACACCGATGATTATTATGGCAAGGACGGTCTGCTTTATTGCGGAAAGTGTCATACCCCAAAAGAAGCATTCTTTGCAAAGGGCATCGCTTTGATGGGCAAGAACAAGCACCCCATTGAATGCAGCTGCCAGCGCACGGAACGAGAAAAACGAGAAACCCTTATCAGCCAGCAAAAGCACCTTGACCGTGTGCGGCGGCTGAAAGCTGAGGGATTTTCCGACCCGGCAATGCTGGACTGGACCTTTGAAAACGACAATGGCCGCAGCCCGCAGATGTGTCATGCACACCGTTATGTAGAGCAATGGCAGACCATGCGTGCAGAGAACCTAGGACTGTTCCTCTGGGGCGGTGTGGGCACCGGCAAGAGTTTCCTTGCCGGATGCATTGCAAACGCTCTGATGGAGCAGGAAGTGCCTGTGCGTATGACAAACTTTGCCCGAATCCTGAACGAGTTGAACAGCAGCTTTTCCGAGCGCAATGATATTGTGGACAGGCTCTGCCGCTATCCCCTGCTCATCATTGACGACTTCGGCATGGAGCGTGGTACAGAGTATGCACTGGAGCAGATCTACAACATCGTGGACAGCCGATACCGAAGCCGGAAACCGCTGATCGTCACTACAAATCTGACGCTGGACGAGATACGGCACCCACAAGATACTGCTCATGCCCGCATCTATGACCGCCTGCTGGAAATGTGCGTTCCGATCTCCTGCATTGGGGTCAACTTACGGAAGGAGAACGCACAGGAAAAGCTGGAACGCTTAAAAATTTTAATCGGATAAATCAGAAACATTTCTGAAGGAATCCGCAGGACGTCCTAAGTTCTGCTACAAGGAAATGGAGTTGCCTATTGAATAATTTTCATCGTATAAAAAACAATCCCACCCCTTCGGAATGCTCTACGCCCACACTCGATGAATGGAGCGCATTCGCAACCTTTCTAGCCGATGTGATCGAGAAGTACGCATCGGTCTTGGAAATAGACAACGCAGTATCCTCAACCAACAACGAAAATCGACAAGATACTGTTGATACCGCTCTTGCAGCATGATATAATATTCTTGTAATATTTGTCCCAACACAGTGGTAAGGTCTCCCCTTCCACTGTATTACATACACAGAACGAGGTGCTTAAAATGAATCGTCCAGATGCCTCTCCTAAAAATTCCATCCTCATTTACACCACAGAAGATGGCCTGACCAAAATTGATACTACCTTTGACGGTGACACTGTCTGGCTTTCCATTGACCAGATGGCTGAGTTGTTCCAACGTGACAAATCCACAATTTCCCGTCACATCAAAAACATTTTTGCAGAGGGTGAGCTTGAACGAGATTCAGTTGTTGCAAAATTTGCAACAACTGCCGCAGACGGAAAGACCTATCAGGTCGAATTCTACAATCTTGACGTCATTATTTCTGTTGGTTATCGTGTCAAATCCAAACGAGGCACACAGTTCCGTATCTGGGCAACTGGCATCCTGAAGGAATATATGCGCAAGGGATTTGCGCTGGATGACGAACGCCTGAAAAATCTGGGCGGCGGTGGATATTTCAAAGAGCTGTTAGAACGCATCCGTGACATCCGTGCTTCCGAAAAAGTGTTTTATCGTCAGGTTCTGGAAATCTATGCAACCAGCATTGACTACGACCCAAAAGCAGAAATCTCCGTCCAGTTCTTCAAAAAAGTCCAGAACAAAATTCATTATGCCATCCACGGTCAGACTGCCGCCGAGGTCATTTACAACCGTGCAGATGCCGAAAAGGAATTTATGGGTCTGACCACTTTTGCAGGAAACCAACCCACTTTACGAGAAGCTACTATTGCCAAAAACTATCTGAACGAGAAAGAGCTTCGTGCTATGGGGCAGTTGGTTTCCGGTTATCTGGATTTTGCTGAGCGTCAGGCAGAACGTGAACAGCCCATGACAATGCAGGATTGGGCAAACCACCTTGACCGTATTCTGACTATGAGCGGCGAGCAGCTGCTTGTTGGCAATGGCAGTGTGACCCACAAGCAGGCAGTGGACAAAGCTACTACCGAATATCGGAAATATAAGGCTAAAACCCTCAGCGATGTGGAGCAGGATTATCTGGATTCCATTAAGTTTCTGGAGCAGAAAGCAGACAAGAAATAACTGTTTTGTGAGGTTTTTATGTCACAGGAAAAGACAAAGGTTTACATTTACACCCGTGTTTCCACGACCATGCAGATTGATGGATACTCGCTGGATGCACAGAAAGCTCGCATGAAAGCCTATGCAGACTTCAACAACTACCAGATCGTCGGCGAATACGAGGATGCAGGCAAATCAGGCAAATCCATTGAAGGTCGTGCTTCTTTCTGCCGGATGATGGAGGACATCAAATCCGGCAAGGATGGTGTTGCCTATGTGCTGGTGTTCAAGCTCTCCCGTTTTGGCCGCAACGCTGCCGATGTACTGTCTACCTTGCAGGTAATGCAGGATTTTGGTGTGAACCTGATTTGCGTGGAGGACGGCATTGATTCTTCTAAAGACGCTGGCAAACTGATGATCTCCGTTCTGTCCGCTGTCGCTGAAATCGAACGTGAGAACATCCGTGTCCAAACCATGGAAGGCCGCATTCAGAAGGCACGGGAAGGTCGCTGGAACGGCGGTTTTGCGCCTTATGGCTATCGTTTGGTTGACGGTGTGCTGCAAATCAATGAGGATGAAGCCCCTGCCATTCGCACGATTTTTGAGCAATATGTAAACACCGACACAGGCGCAAATGGTCTTTCCAAATATCTGGAGACCCACGGCTTTCAGAAGCTCGCCCGTCAGAACGGCACCTCTCCCCTTTTCAGCGCAACATTGATTCGGGCCATCCTGAAGAACCCCGTCTACTGCGGAAAAATCGCCTTTGGTCGCCGCAAACTCGAAAAGATTCACGGCACCCGGAACGAATATCATCAGGTTCCGCAGGACAACTATCTTCTGGTCGATGGACTGCATGAGGGCGTTGTTTCCGAGGAATTGTGGAATGCTGCGCAGGTCAAACTGCTGGCACAGTCCAAACGGTATGAGCCGGTCACCCGCAATAAAACGGAGCAGGCGCACCTGTTGTCTGCGCTTGTCAAATGTCCTGTCTGCGGAGCCGGAATGTACAGCAACAAATGCACCAAGCACAAAAAGGATGGTACTGCTTATCAATCCTTTTCCTATTATAGCTGCAAGCACCGCAAGATGCAGCGCGGACAGAAATGCGATTTTACCAAGCAGATTCAGGAAGAAGTTCTGGACAGTGCCGTCGTGGAAGTCATCATCAAGCTGGTCAGCAATCCAAAGTTTGCCGCCATGATGCAGGAGAAGATCAATAGCAAAGTGGACACCACTGCCATTGAACAGGAAATCGCAGCCGCCGAAAAGCAACTACGTCAGTATTACTCCGTCAAATCCAAACTCATGGATGAAATCGATAACCTTGACCCGGATGACCGCCATTACATCATCCGCAAATCTGACCTTGACGAGCGGCTTTACAGGATGTACGATAAAATTGAGGAAGCAGAAAACAACCTGATGGATGCCCGGGCAAAGAAGCAGGCTATCGAAGCGGATAAAATCACGGGCGATAACATTTACAAAGTTCTCATCTGCTTTGAAAAGCTCTACAATGTGATGAATCCCCTTGAACGCAAAAAGCTGATGGAACACCTGATTTCCGAAGTCCAGATCTACCCGGAGCGTCAGCCCAACGGCCAGTGGCTCAAGTCCATCAAATTCAGACTGCCTATCGTTGAAAACGATATTGATCTGTGTTTGGACAATGAAAGTCATACCGAATGTGTCATTGCACTTTCCAAGGGCACCGGTACTGCCAGCATATAAACGCATCTGGTGGTCATTAAGGAAGCTGCAAAACCCATTATCAGTCACCCGCCCGTCTGGTTTTCAGGCGGGCATTTTCTTTTGCCGGAATATGGTGTTTCCACTTTTATCGTGGTACAATAAGTTTAAAGACTTTTTGATTTCGGAGGGAACGGCCATGATCGATCATGCAAAACTGGAATCTGTTCTGAACGGATACCAGACTTATTTCCCGCAGCACTGGCTTCATGGAGAAGATTTCAAATGGGAAGCCGTGCAGCATTTCCACGACCATTGGAATATTGACACGGCAGATTTTGGTGAAATGTTCAAGGAAGCCACTGCAAAGGTCTTTTCGCTTCTGGATACCGGCTATGCCTATCCCCGCGCGATGGTCCTGAATTTCGCAGCAGCGGACTGTGAAGCCACCCGCGCTATGTTCCGCAGCCTGTTTGATGAATCCATCGGGCTTTCTCAGCGCATCACCGCATTTCAAGCTGCTGCCGAATCCCTGCGCATAAAACACAACGATGGCAGCTGGAACAACCACTACCAGAACACCAGCGCTATCAGCGTCTATCTGTGGCTTCAGTTCCCGGATAAATATTATGCCTATCGGTATGCCGTATCCCGTGATATCGCAAAAGAATTAAACTTTGACACACCACCCAAACGGGATGGTTCTATCGACTCTCTACTGAATAGCTATCGTCTTTATGATGAGCTGCGGGCGGCACTGAGCCAAAATGCTGCCGTCACCCAGATGATCCGCAGCGCCATTGAGGCAGCCCCTGCCGGGAAATACTGGCCCGACACACACTGGAATATTGCTGCCATTGATCTGGGCTTTTATCTGAGCCGCTATTATCTTCAAGAGCAGACAGTCGCTCAGAAGGAATCCGAGTGGTTTCCCCGCAAAGCAGACTATGATCCGGGCATTACTACAGAGCAGTGGATCAGTTTGCTGAACGACCCGTCTGTCTTTACACAGAATGCGCTCCGCATTATGAAATGTATGCTGGATTATGGTGGTCAAGCCACCTGCAAGCAGCTTGCGATCAAGTACGGCGAAGCTGCCGGCTTCTACAATATGGGTTCTTCCAGCCTTGCACGAAGGGTCGTTGAAAAGACAAATTGTCCCCTCATGCCGCGCGACAGCGAAAACTCCCGCTGGTGGCCTGTTCTGTATACCGGCAAAAGTGCTGATTCCAAAGAAAACGGCTCTTATATTTGGCGTTTGCGGGATGAGCTTGTTCAAGCCTTGAAAAAGACTGACCTTTCTCATATTCCCCTTTATGCCGTTTCTTCTGAAAAAGACTCTACTTCTCCCCGCCACTACTGGTGGCTGACCGCAAGTCCAAAAATCTGGCAGTTTTCCGATCTCAAAGTCGGTGAAGAACAATCGTATACATTATACAATGAAAGCGGTCATAAGCGGCGGATCTTTCAGAACATTCTGGATGCCAAGGCAGGTGATCCCGTCATCTGCTACGAGGCCAACCCCGTTAAAAAAGTAGTTGCTCTTGCAAAAATCACACAAGAAAATAACGGAAAAGAACTTTATTTTGAAAAGATCGAAAATCTAATATCCCCTATTGAATACTCCACTCTGAAAGATTGTCCGGAACTGGAAAAGATGGAGTTTTTTGTACAACAGAACGGAAGCCTGTTCAAGCTTTCGGAAGGGGAATACAACTTTATTCTGGACCTTATCCGGGAAGAAAATCCAGCACCCGTCCGTTCGATAGCATCGAACGCTTATACAAAATCAGATTTTCTGCACAGCGTATTTCTGAGCGAACCGCGCTATGACGTTTTGGTCTCTCTACTGCGCCGCAAAAAGAACGTCATTCTGCAAGGTGCACCCGGCGTTGGAAAGACCTACGCCGCCAAACGGCTGGCGTACTCTATGATGGGTCAGGCCGATTCCTCCCGGATAGAGTTCGTGCAGTTCCACCAGAATTACTCCTACGAGGATTTCATGCTGGGCTACCGGCCGGACGGTTCCGGCTTTAAGCTGACCGAGGGCGTATTTTACCGCTTCTGCCAGAAGGCTTCCAACGACTCCGACCGGGAATACTTTTTCCTCATCGACGAGATCAACCGGGGCAACCTGAGCAAGATCTTCGGTGAGCTGATGATGCTGATTGAAGGCGACCACCGGGGTGAAAAGATCACGCTGGCCTATAATGGGCTGCCCTTCTATGTCCCGGAAAATCTCTACATCATCGGCATGATGAACACCGCCGACCGGAGCCTCGCCATGATTGACTATGCGCTGCGCAGGCGTTTCAGCTTCTTTGAGATGGAACCGGCTTTCACTTCCGAGGGATTCCAGAAATATCAAGCTGCACTCAACAACGAAACCTTCAATGCTTTGGTGGAACAGATCAAGGCATTGAACCGGGAAATTACCGAAGATACCTCCCTCGGTTCCGGCTTCCGTATCGGTCACAGCTACTTCTGTCTGGCTGACCCTGCCGCCTGCACCACCGACTGGATGCGCTCTGTGGTGGAATTTGACCTTCTGCCTACGCTGGCAGAATACTGGTTCGATGCGCCCGACAAGCTGCATCGTTGGGAGCAAAATCTGCGTGGTGTTTTCAATGACGACTGACAAAGGGATCTTTATCCAGAACATCTACTATATGCTCTCCTATGCCTTTCAGGTGTTGCAGCAGCAGGATTATCAGTGCATTGCCTCGGAAAAGTTTGAACACATCGATGATTTGTTTGCCGTTATCCTTGCAAAGGGTGTTTCCCGGCAGCTGAAGCAGGGGCTTTATCGGGAATATGTTTCCCGCAGCGAGACCCGGTCGGTCTTGCGGGGAAAGCTGGATCTTCCGCAGACCATTAAAACCCGCATCCAGCATAAGCCTCAGGTCGCCTGCACCTTTGACGAGCTTTCCGAAGATAATCTGTATAACCAGATCCTGAAAACCACCCTGCAAGTGCTGCTTCGGGACGAGAATGTTTCCGCTAAGCGCAAAGTGGAATTGAAGAAAGCGCTTCTGTTTCTGGACTTAGTTTCTGAACTGCTTCCCGCGCAGATTCCATGGAAGCAGCTGCATTACCAGCGGAGTAACCAGAATTACGAGATGCTGCTGAATCTCTGCTATTTCGTGCTGCACGATATGCTGCAGACCACCGAGAGCGGCAGCTATAAAATGACAGCATTTTCGGATGAACACATGGCAAAGCTGTACGAACGCTTTATTCTGGAGTATTACCGGCAACACCATCCCTATCTTACTGAAGTCAAGGCTGCACAGGTCAAATGGGCTCTGGTGGGAAAGCACGATGCTGCCATGCTGCGGTTTCTCCCTGCCATGCAAACCGATATTTTTCTGCGTTTCCATGAAAAAATCCTGATTCTGGATGCCAAATATTACAGCCACACCATGCAGCAGCAATTTAACAAAGAAACTCTGCATTCTGCCAACCTCTACCAGATCTACACCTACGTTAAAAATCAGGATGCTGCCCATACCGGAAATGTTTCCGGGCTGCTGGTCTACGCCAAAACGCAGGAAGCCATCACCCCGGATTGCCTGTTCAACTTAGACGGCAATCTGATTGGTGCCCGCACCTTGGATCTGAATCAGGATTTCCGGCAGATCACCGCACAACTGGATGAAATTGCTGAGCAATTTTTCGGAAGGCATCCGGTCTGATCTTTCCCGCATCGATTTCCTCGCCTGTCTGGTCTTCAGGCAAGCATTTTCTTTTGCGGAGATCCTGAGAATTGCGAAAAACTGCCCCCGAAGCAGCGCGTTCCTGCGCGGTCTGCTTCGGGGGCAGTCTGTTTTTGTTTTATGATACGGTCACTGCTTTGCGCTTTCCGGGGCGACCTCAAAGTCGATCTTGCCCAGATTGACGTCTGCACGCACGATGGTGATCATCATGGTATCGCCCAGATTCCAGTTCTTGCCGGAAACGGGGTCAGAAAGGCGCACGCCCTCGGTGAGCATGGTGCCGGTGGCGGTCAGGCTGGAAGCGGGCACAAAGCCCTCCACGCCGTTTTCCAGCTCGATGAACAAGCCGCGCTGGGTCACGCCGGAGATGCGGCCCTCGTAGCACTCGCCCAGATGGCGGCGGGCATACTCGGCCTTATAGCAGTCCTCGGCCTTGCGCTCGATCTGCATGGCGATCACCTCGCGCTCGCTGGCCTGCTTGCTGACGTCCTCGGCAAACTCGCTGTAACGCAGGATCATGGTGTCCTTATCGGTACCCTTGAGCTGAGCGGTCATGATACGGTGGATAGCCAAGTCCGGGTAGCGGCGGATGGGGCTGGTGAAGTGCGCATAGTCCTGCAGCACCAGACCATAGTGTCCCTTGGGCTTTTCCTCGTACACAGCCTTGGACATGCAGCGCAGCATACCGGTGTTGATGATCTGCTCGTAGGCAGTGCCGCGCACGCCCTCCAGAATAGCGCTCAGCTCCTTGGGAGTGGGCACGTCCTTGGCAAAGTGGTCGTTGACACCGCAGGCCTGCAGCAGACCGTGCAGACGCTCCAGCTTTTCGGCGTTGGGCTCCTCGTGCACACGGTACACAAAGGGGATCTGCTTTACCCGGGCAAAGTGGGCGGCGCACTGGTTTGCCAGCAGCATGAACTCTTCGATCATGGCCTCGCTCTCGCCGGAGGTGCGCTTTTTCACGTCGATGCAGTGGCCGTCCTCGTCGAGGATCAGCTTCACCTCGCCGCTCTCGATATCCATGCAGCCGCGCTCCTTGCGCAGGCGGGCACGGTGGCCGTACAGCTCCTTCATGGCGGGCAGCTGCGCCAGTACCTCGTGGTACTTGCCGGTCAGCTCGTCATCGGCGTTACCGGCCAGCAGGGCGTTGATTTCGGAATACACGCCCTTGACCCGGCTGCGGATGACGGACTTGACAAAGCGGTAATCGGTCAGGTTGCCGTCCTTGTCCAGCCGCATCAGGCAGGAGAAAGCCAGACGCAGTACACCCTCGTTCAGGCTGCAGATGCCGTTGGACAGCTGCTTGGGCAGCATGGGCACCACCTGATCGGCATAATAAACGCTGGTAGCGCGGCTGAATGCCTCGTTGTCCAGCTCGGTGCCGGGCTTAACGTAGTTGGAAACATCCGCGATATGCACGCCCAGCTCAAAGCCGCCGTCCGGGGTCTTGGTCAGGCTGATGGCATCGTCGATATCCTTGGTCTCGGCGCTGTCGATGGTAAAGATGGGCAAAGCGCGCAGATCCATGCGGCCCTCGCAGTCCGCAGCGGACACCTCGGCGTTGTCCAGCTTTTTGGCCTCGTCCCGCACCTTATCCGGGAAGCGGCTGCGGATATCCTGCGCGTAGAGCAGTGCCTTTGCGCAGCGCTTGGCTTCATCACAGCTGCCAAAGCGCATGGCAACGCCTACGCGGTGATCTTCCTGACGGTTGCCACGCAGCAGGATCTCCACTGCAACCTTGTCGCCGTCCTTGGCACTGCCTTCGCAGTCCCGCATGACCTGCATGGAGATGGCGGGGCAATCGTCCGGCACAAACTTCAGGCGGCCCTCCACGCGGTGCATGGTGCCCACCAGAGCGTTCTTCTCTTCCAGAACCGCAAGGATCTCACCCTCATCGCTGCCCTCTACCCGGGGGTGTGCAAACTTTTCCACCAGCACCATGTCGCCGGGCATTGCGCCGCGGGTGAACCGGCCGGGGATGAAGATATCGCTGGTACCGTCCTCCAGCATGACAAAGGCAAAGTTTTTGCCCAGCTTTACTACCTTGCACAGCAGTGCCTTGTCGGCACGGCCGCTGCGCACGGTGAAGAACACGCCCTGCCGCTGGCAGATGACAGCCTCGTGCACCAGCTGGTCCACAGCCTCCATCACCTTGCGGTCTGCGCCGCGATCCCCACCGAACTTATTCTTCAGATCTTTTACGGTGCACGGCTGATTCTGGATCGCGTGCTCAATTTTATCGCGCATTGCCATAAAATATTTTCTCCTTCACTTCCGTGGCCGTGCATCTCCTGCGGAGCACAGCCCTGCCTTGGGACGGGCGCTTTCCCCTGTCCCCTCTTTGCGGCAGCCCGCAGAACCGGCTGCCCGCACTTTTTTGCACAGAAAAACAGCCCCGTCCGTTCACGGGGCTGCAACGCCTTCTCAGCCTGCCAGACGGCCTGCAAACAGGCAGGCCAGAATAGCAACCACAAAGAACACCACGCCTGCAATGCGGGTGACCTTAGCCAGCATCTGGTCTGCCGGGGTCAGACGCGCATTGTTGGCACCGCCCACGCTGCCGTTGATGGCACCGGACAGGCCCTGACCGTGGGTGTGCTGCATGAGGGTGAGGAAAACGATGACCAGCGAAGCCACCAGCAGAATGACACCGCCAACAATTTCGATAACAGACATGAATCGTAACGCTCCTTTTATTTGTAAATACGGAAAACCACGCAAAAATACAACTATATAGTAACATAACAAAGCCAGAATTGCAAGTAGAATCCGCGCATTTATCCCGCTGCTTCCAGCGCAGCGCAGACCTGCGCAAAGATAGCCGCGCCGGAGTACGCGGTATGCACTGCACCGTCCTGCAATACCACAATGGTATAGCGGGGCTTTTCTACCGGCCAGAACCCCGCAAACCACAGGTTGCAGCGCTCAGTGCCCTCCGGGGTGAACTGCCCGGTCTGGGCAGTTCCGGTCTTGCCGCCCGCCCCGCCGGGAAGCCCGGCGGCATCCTGCGCGGTGCCCTGCTGCACCACCTGTACCAGCATGGCGCGCAAAAGCGCTGCGCTCTGCGCCGGGAGCACCCGCCGTCCCCGGGGGTGGCTGAGGGTCTCCATCGGCTGCCCGGTGGTCTCGTCCAGCGTGGCTTGCAGCACATAGGGAGCGCGGTATACGCCGTCTGCTGCAATGGTGTTGAACAGCGCCGCTACCTGCAAGGGCGTGGCCAGCAGACTGCCCTGCCCAAAGCTGAAATTGGCCAGCTGGCCGCTTTGCGCCAGCTCCTGCGGGGTGGGCAGCTGCCCGGCCTCGGCGGCAAGCCCCTCTGCCAGCGGCAGGCTCTGTCCAAAGCCGAAGGCCTTGGCGGTGTCCAGCAGTTTTTCCGCACCCAGCTGCTGTCCCAGACGGATAAAATAGCCGTTGCAGCTTTTTTCCAGCGCAGCGGCAAGGTCTACCTGTCCGTGGGGGATCCCGCCTGCACAGCGGAAAATCTGCCCATCCACTACCACCGCGCCGGTGCACTCGAAAACCGGCTGTAAACCCGCTTCCAGCGCAGCTGCCGCCAGCACCGGTTTGAACACCGACCCCACCGCGTAGCTTTGCAGTGTCCGGTTCAAAAAGGGACTGTTCGCCGCCTGCAAACTATCAACAAGGTGCTCCGGGTCGTAGCCCGGCACACTGACGCTGGCGCGCACCGCCGCTGTGGCAGTATCCAGCACCAGAATGCAGCCGCTTTGCATCGTAGCAGCCGCCACCGCTTCCACCGCCCGCTGCACCGGGCGGGAGATGGTCAGCTGCACGCCCAGTGCCCCGCTGTCGGCACGCAAAAGCTGGGGCGTCTCTCCGGTGCGCAGCGTCCCTTGCGCCGTGACAGCGCAGACAAGGCTGCTGTGCTCCCCTGTGCCGGAAAGTACGGCGTCCAGCGCCTTTTCCAGACCGGCAGCGCCGTGGTCTGT harbors:
- a CDS encoding penicillin-binding transpeptidase domain-containing protein, encoding MSGKRVLAVYAALLLGFMVVLCRLYLLAQHPAYAARAAAQSTVTLQLPARRGNFYDVQGRLLTGLEERWQVLCFPGQGNYDRLYACTDAAGQALLYRSRSRAAPFLLELNCDPARLGLTGYLAARRYAAVPLCQHLLGYLDGTDHGAAGLEKALDAVLSGTGEHSSLVCAVTAQGTLRTGETPQLLRADSGALGVQLTISRPVQRAVEAVAAATMQSGCILVLDTATAAVRASVSVPGYDPEHLVDSLQAANSPFLNRTLQSYAVGSVFKPVLAAAALEAGLQPVFECTGAVVVDGQIFRCAGGIPHGQVDLAAALEKSCNGYFIRLGQQLGAEKLLDTAKAFGFGQSLPLAEGLAAEAGQLPTPQELAQSGQLANFSFGQGSLLATPLQVAALFNTIAADGVYRAPYVLQATLDETTGQPMETLSHPRGRRVLPAQSAALLRAMLVQVVQQGTAQDAAGLPGGAGGKTGTAQTGQFTPEGTERCNLWFAGFWPVEKPRYTIVVLQDGAVHTAYSGAAIFAQVCAALEAAG